A region of [Bacteroides] pectinophilus DNA encodes the following proteins:
- a CDS encoding ABC transporter permease, with protein MKNADNSAMALNKKSIKEHRAIMIKSFLKNKLAVAGLIIVVVMVLAAVLAPVITKYDPYEMDIQNRLAAPGNGHLFGTDTFGRDVFSRVIYGLRISLYVGFAIAIIAMVFGLIIGLLSAYFPKADVVLMRICEAMMSIPATLMAIAMMAALGAKTENVIISLSIIYMPTIAKIARASALSVKEMSYIEAIKAQGASWMRIIFRHIAPNVMSPVIVQTTFIFASAIIVESSLSFIGVGVPQPTPSLGNILSEARSVIYNSWWMTLYPGIVMILTVLGINILGDGIRDIIDPT; from the coding sequence ATGAAAAATGCAGATAACAGCGCAATGGCTCTGAATAAGAAAAGCATAAAAGAGCACAGGGCGATTATGATTAAAAGCTTTCTTAAAAATAAGCTTGCAGTTGCCGGTCTTATCATAGTTGTTGTAATGGTTCTGGCAGCTGTGCTTGCTCCTGTGATAACAAAATATGACCCGTACGAGATGGATATCCAGAACAGGCTTGCAGCTCCGGGCAACGGACATCTGTTTGGAACTGATACATTTGGAAGAGATGTGTTCTCAAGAGTTATATACGGACTCAGAATATCACTTTATGTTGGATTTGCTATTGCAATCATAGCAATGGTATTTGGACTTATAATCGGTCTGCTGTCAGCATACTTCCCTAAGGCTGATGTAGTACTTATGAGAATATGCGAGGCAATGATGTCAATTCCCGCAACACTTATGGCAATAGCGATGATGGCGGCACTCGGAGCCAAGACTGAGAATGTAATAATAAGCTTAAGTATCATATATATGCCGACAATAGCCAAGATAGCGAGGGCTTCGGCGCTTTCGGTAAAAGAAATGTCATACATAGAAGCAATAAAGGCGCAGGGTGCAAGCTGGATGAGAATTATATTCAGACATATAGCACCTAACGTAATGTCACCCGTAATCGTACAGACAACATTTATATTTGCATCAGCAATAATAGTTGAGTCATCCTTAAGCTTTATCGGTGTAGGCGTTCCTCAGCCGACACCAAGCCTTGGCAATATTCTGTCAGAGGCAAGATCGGTTATCTACAATTCATGGTGGATGACATTGTACCCTGGCATTGTAATGATTCTTACAGTACTCGGAATTAATATACTTGGAGATGGAATAAGAGATATTATAGACCCTACATAA
- a CDS encoding ABC transporter permease, which translates to MADMAKFLGKRLLSALVTIFLLSIIIFTISHMSKGDPAQIILGAEATEEQITELRHSLKLDRPVVEQYIDWIFGAVRGDLGDSYYTGEPVLAEVASRLVPSLRLAIMAEILAVIVAIPAGVFAAKNKGRGLDYMLSTTSLLGLSIPNFLMSLILILVFGVAFKALPVSGYRTLKSGVGVFLKYSILPVLALGLGQAGILMRMTRSSMLEVMNTDYIKTAKAKGAKSTVILFKHALRNAFIPILTAIGQSFGTLFAGTAIVETIFNIPGVGQLVVTSITRRDYAMIQGVVLIISIMWIIINLALDILYGVVDPRIRLAKKAH; encoded by the coding sequence ATGGCAGATATGGCAAAATTCCTTGGAAAACGGTTATTGTCGGCACTGGTAACAATATTCCTGCTGTCGATAATTATTTTTACAATTTCACATATGTCAAAGGGTGACCCGGCACAGATAATACTTGGTGCGGAAGCAACAGAGGAGCAGATTACCGAACTCAGGCATTCACTTAAGCTGGACAGACCGGTCGTTGAACAGTATATCGACTGGATATTCGGAGCTGTAAGAGGTGACTTGGGAGATTCATATTATACAGGTGAACCGGTGCTTGCAGAAGTAGCTTCCAGACTTGTTCCGTCACTGCGGCTTGCAATAATGGCAGAGATACTTGCAGTAATCGTTGCTATTCCGGCAGGAGTATTTGCAGCTAAGAATAAGGGACGCGGGCTTGATTATATGCTTAGCACAACATCACTTCTTGGACTGTCGATTCCTAACTTCCTTATGAGTCTCATTCTCATACTTGTATTCGGTGTTGCATTCAAGGCGCTTCCGGTATCAGGTTACAGGACACTTAAGAGCGGTGTCGGTGTATTTTTAAAATATTCAATACTTCCTGTACTCGCACTTGGGCTTGGACAGGCGGGAATCCTGATGAGAATGACACGTTCTTCAATGCTTGAGGTCATGAATACGGATTATATCAAGACAGCCAAGGCAAAGGGTGCTAAGAGCACGGTTATATTGTTCAAGCATGCACTGCGTAATGCATTTATTCCTATTCTTACTGCAATCGGACAGTCATTCGGTACATTGTTTGCCGGAACGGCAATTGTTGAGACTATATTCAATATACCGGGTGTAGGACAGCTTGTCGTAACGTCAATAACACGAAGAGATTACGCTATGATACAGGGCGTTGTTCTTATAATAAGTATCATGTGGATAATTATAAATCTTGCACTTGATATTCTGTACGGAGTTGTAGATCCGAGAATAAGACTTGCAAAGAAGGCACATTAG
- a CDS encoding ABC transporter ATP-binding protein — MKDDNKLLEVKNLRTSFKTLRGTAVAVDGVSFSINKGEIVGVVGESGCGKSVTSQSIMRLYDEKSLARYEGEILFEGENLLKLPEKKMEAIRGNSIAMIFQDALSSLNPLYTVGNQIAETVMKHQHLSKKEALKVAEEMLRLTGIPAPEERIYSYPHEMSGGMRQRAMIAMALSCKPKLLIADEPTTALDVTIQAQILKLITDLNKELGMGIMLITHDLGVVAQTCQRVIVMYLGHIVEEGTVDDIFDRPLHPYTIGLIKSIPRMTTKKGEKLYMIKGMVPQLSEVGSGCRFASRCPYCTEECKIHDPELRTVNETQKVCCLHANEF, encoded by the coding sequence ATGAAGGATGATAATAAGCTTCTGGAAGTGAAGAATTTGAGAACATCGTTCAAGACGCTGCGTGGAACGGCTGTGGCGGTTGATGGTGTAAGCTTTTCAATAAATAAGGGTGAGATAGTCGGAGTTGTAGGTGAGTCAGGATGTGGAAAGAGTGTTACGTCACAGTCAATTATGAGGCTGTATGATGAGAAAAGTCTGGCAAGATATGAAGGAGAGATTCTTTTTGAAGGAGAGAATCTTCTGAAGCTTCCTGAGAAAAAGATGGAGGCGATAAGAGGCAACAGTATAGCAATGATATTTCAGGATGCACTGAGTTCTCTTAATCCGCTGTATACGGTGGGTAACCAGATTGCGGAGACGGTAATGAAGCATCAGCATTTGTCTAAAAAGGAAGCACTTAAGGTTGCGGAGGAGATGTTAAGGCTTACAGGTATACCCGCACCTGAGGAACGTATTTATTCATATCCTCATGAGATGTCAGGAGGAATGAGACAGAGGGCAATGATAGCGATGGCGTTGTCGTGCAAGCCTAAGCTGCTTATTGCAGATGAGCCTACAACAGCGCTTGACGTTACAATTCAGGCCCAGATATTAAAGCTCATAACAGACCTTAACAAAGAGCTGGGAATGGGAATAATGCTTATCACACATGACTTAGGTGTCGTGGCACAGACATGTCAGAGAGTAATAGTAATGTATCTCGGACATATTGTAGAGGAAGGCACGGTGGATGATATATTTGACAGACCGCTCCATCCGTACACAATCGGACTTATAAAATCAATTCCGCGTATGACAACAAAGAAGGGTGAGAAGCTCTACATGATAAAAGGAATGGTTCCGCAGCTAAGTGAGGTTGGAAGCGGATGCCGTTTTGCAAGCAGATGCCCATACTGTACGGAAGAGTGTAAAATCCATGACCCTGAACTCAGAACGGTTAATGAGACACAGAAGGTATGCTGCCTGCATGCGAATGAATTTTAG